In Moorella sp. Hama-1, a single genomic region encodes these proteins:
- a CDS encoding radical SAM protein, protein MPAELRRQLATIHRLPLKELLPAAWQLRLKNFPPVLGLATPGSKHYDSGDHRNDRRLFVTISLTGAGCRLQCEHCRGELLKSMYPAGAPAELLDLGRQLRDGGCHGVLVSGGADAGGRVPLQPYLKSLAGLKNLGLKVIVHTGLADPVTARGLKNAGVDQVLLDIIGDRETARRVYHLEKGPADYGAALENLLAAGLKVVPHIVAGLNFGRIAGEVEALYQVLSRDCRDLVLVVLTPLPGTPMAGVTPPAPAAVARLLATARLAGSRLNLLLGCSRPAGRHRLRTEFYALRAGVNGIAYPHEGTVARARHLGLQTFFSDLCCSLL, encoded by the coding sequence ATGCCGGCTGAGCTGCGGCGGCAACTGGCCACTATCCACCGTCTGCCCCTGAAGGAGCTGCTGCCGGCGGCCTGGCAGCTGCGCTTAAAGAATTTCCCCCCGGTTCTAGGCTTGGCGACGCCGGGGAGCAAACACTACGACAGCGGCGACCACCGGAATGATCGCCGCCTTTTCGTTACCATCAGCCTCACCGGGGCGGGCTGCCGCCTGCAGTGCGAGCACTGCCGGGGGGAACTCCTGAAGAGCATGTACCCGGCGGGTGCACCGGCGGAACTCCTGGACCTGGGCCGGCAACTGCGGGACGGCGGTTGCCATGGGGTCCTGGTCAGCGGCGGTGCCGACGCCGGTGGTAGGGTTCCCCTGCAACCCTACCTGAAGTCCCTGGCCGGGCTGAAAAATTTAGGGCTGAAAGTAATCGTTCATACCGGCCTGGCGGACCCGGTTACGGCCAGAGGGTTAAAAAACGCGGGCGTCGACCAGGTGCTGCTGGATATTATCGGTGACCGGGAAACGGCGCGCCGGGTTTACCACCTGGAAAAGGGGCCGGCCGACTATGGTGCCGCCCTGGAAAACCTCCTGGCCGCCGGCCTGAAGGTCGTGCCCCACATTGTCGCCGGGTTGAACTTTGGCCGTATCGCCGGGGAAGTGGAAGCCCTTTACCAGGTCCTCAGCCGGGACTGTCGGGACCTGGTCCTGGTAGTCCTGACGCCCCTACCGGGTACCCCCATGGCCGGCGTCACCCCGCCCGCCCCGGCGGCCGTAGCCCGCCTCCTGGCCACGGCCCGCCTGGCTGGTTCCCGGTTAAATCTCCTCCTGGGGTGTTCCCGGCCGGCGGGCCGGCACCGCCTGCGGACGGAATTTTATGCCCTGCGGGCCGGGGTAAATGGTATAGCCTACCCCCATGAAGGAACGGTGGCCAGGGCACGGCACCTGGGGCTACAAACCTTTTTTAGCGATCTCTGCTGCAGCCTGCTTTAA
- a CDS encoding PIG-L family deacetylase gives MGVSAIIPAYNEEATVGKVIDTLGRVAAVTEIIVVSDGSEDNTAAVAGRHGARVIELAVNSGKGAAMTAGARAAGEDILLFLDADLEGLLPDHVQALLEPLLAGRADMTVGIFSRGRSMTDLAQVVAPHLSGQRAIRKDLFLAVGAERSRFEIEVQLTSEAKARHWRVEKVPLVNMTHIMKEEKRGLYRGVVARMGMYKDIAGFFWRLTRKKLKARPVAVLLILVSLGFVFNYDNFRVAAAEASRMPDLNLAVEHRLLVISPHPDDETLGAGGLMAAARKRGYPVKVVFMTNGDGFRRGVEEFNGFLPASAGDFLNYGRERQQEAEQALANLGVRSDDIIFMGYPDGGLAAIWSNYWRGDKPYQSACTRQTAVPYKLAFAPGEPYTAPALLNNLEAILRQYRPTDICVTDTNDSHPDHWATGAFTLAAVGELKREDPAFHPRIYTFVIHTGIWQMLPVFDRGEKPLLPPGYFLAQGTPWYKFPLAREVFQQKQRAIAAYRTQEMAMPTFLANFERPNEVFARLPEITAPTLPTAPGSGGKVEDWPPEAAIARDPGGDLLTKKVERGGDLKAAYLVQSGRTTYLRLDTWGRVGFPVGYNVSLYLLPASPGDSVRRFTWAWTPGERGVRWLTRPADYDGQAVRVVAGGNSLEFILPDLVPPGEHYLMFAAGTTISRLPLDRIPWRLVKINGSAL, from the coding sequence ATGGGCGTAAGCGCCATTATCCCGGCCTATAACGAAGAGGCTACTGTGGGCAAAGTGATTGATACTCTAGGCCGGGTAGCCGCGGTTACAGAAATCATTGTCGTCAGCGACGGTTCGGAAGACAATACCGCTGCCGTGGCCGGCCGCCACGGGGCCAGGGTGATCGAGCTGGCCGTCAACAGCGGTAAAGGTGCCGCCATGACGGCCGGCGCCCGGGCCGCCGGGGAAGACATCCTGCTCTTCCTCGATGCCGATCTGGAAGGCCTGCTGCCGGATCATGTCCAGGCCCTCCTGGAGCCCCTTCTGGCCGGCCGGGCGGATATGACCGTCGGTATCTTCAGCCGGGGCCGTTCCATGACCGACCTGGCCCAGGTGGTGGCTCCCCATCTCTCCGGCCAGCGGGCCATCCGTAAGGACCTGTTTCTGGCTGTGGGAGCGGAAAGGAGCCGCTTTGAAATCGAGGTCCAGCTCACCAGCGAGGCTAAGGCCCGGCACTGGCGGGTAGAGAAGGTGCCCCTGGTGAACATGACCCATATCATGAAAGAAGAAAAGCGGGGCCTTTACCGGGGGGTAGTGGCCAGGATGGGCATGTATAAGGATATTGCCGGCTTTTTTTGGCGCCTGACCAGAAAGAAACTCAAGGCCCGGCCGGTAGCCGTCCTCCTGATCCTGGTATCCCTGGGGTTTGTTTTTAACTATGACAACTTCCGGGTAGCTGCGGCCGAGGCCAGCAGGATGCCCGACCTGAACCTGGCCGTTGAGCACCGCCTGCTGGTCATTTCACCCCACCCTGATGATGAGACCCTGGGTGCCGGGGGCTTGATGGCAGCGGCCAGGAAGAGGGGCTACCCGGTTAAGGTAGTCTTTATGACCAATGGTGATGGCTTTCGCCGGGGTGTGGAGGAGTTTAACGGGTTCCTGCCGGCCAGCGCCGGGGATTTTTTAAATTATGGCCGGGAACGCCAGCAGGAAGCAGAGCAGGCCCTGGCCAACCTGGGGGTCAGGTCCGACGACATTATCTTTATGGGTTACCCGGACGGTGGCCTGGCCGCCATCTGGAGTAATTACTGGCGGGGGGATAAACCCTACCAATCGGCCTGCACCCGCCAGACAGCCGTACCCTATAAACTGGCCTTTGCGCCGGGCGAACCCTACACCGCCCCGGCCCTGCTCAATAACCTGGAGGCGATCCTCCGGCAGTACCGGCCTACCGATATCTGTGTCACCGACACCAATGACAGTCATCCCGACCACTGGGCCACCGGCGCCTTTACCCTGGCAGCGGTTGGTGAGCTAAAAAGGGAAGACCCCGCTTTCCATCCCCGCATTTATACCTTTGTTATCCACACCGGTATTTGGCAGATGCTGCCGGTATTCGACCGCGGGGAAAAACCCCTATTACCACCGGGGTATTTCCTGGCCCAGGGCACGCCCTGGTATAAATTTCCCCTGGCCCGGGAGGTTTTCCAGCAAAAGCAAAGGGCCATTGCTGCCTACCGCACCCAGGAGATGGCCATGCCCACCTTCCTGGCCAATTTTGAGCGGCCCAACGAGGTTTTCGCCCGCCTGCCGGAGATTACTGCGCCTACCCTCCCGACGGCCCCTGGCTCCGGCGGCAAGGTTGAGGACTGGCCCCCGGAGGCCGCTATCGCCCGGGATCCGGGTGGTGACCTGCTGACTAAAAAAGTGGAGCGAGGCGGCGATTTAAAGGCTGCCTATCTGGTCCAGTCCGGCCGGACGACATACTTGCGCCTGGATACCTGGGGCCGGGTGGGTTTTCCGGTGGGTTACAACGTCAGCCTTTACCTGCTGCCGGCCTCCCCGGGGGATAGTGTCCGGCGTTTTACCTGGGCCTGGACACCCGGAGAGCGGGGAGTCAGGTGGTTGACCCGGCCGGCTGATTACGACGGGCAGGCTGTCCGGGTGGTCGCCGGGGGCAACAGCCTGGAATTTATCCTGCCGGACCTAGTGCCGCCAGGGGAACACTACCTGATGTTCGCTGCCGGTACCACCATCAGCAGACTGCCCCTGGACCGCATTCCCTGGCGCCTCGTTAAGATTAACGGGAGCGCTTTGTAA
- a CDS encoding phosphatidylserine decarboxylase produces the protein MVAYAFAAGATFLKFVIPLVVVIAAVMWFLRRVWFYRDPVRVPPAEEGTILAPADGKVVYIKPFQNGEVVAAKLGQPIPIQEIMKAPGRSDRGWILGIYMSPLDVHFNYAPISARVEEMVHTQAKVNLPMVDLWEYIRLTYLRRAVDLFSHRYRLVNERLTVFLEGEGLKMAMVEIADKFVNKINSFITPDQAVARGQKVSFIERGSQVDLVIFNEDIEFTVQVGQQVYGARTVVARYRPASGVGH, from the coding sequence ATGGTAGCATACGCCTTCGCTGCAGGTGCGACCTTTTTAAAGTTCGTCATTCCCCTGGTCGTCGTGATCGCCGCCGTAATGTGGTTTTTGCGCCGGGTATGGTTCTACCGCGACCCGGTCCGGGTGCCGCCGGCGGAAGAGGGCACCATCCTGGCCCCGGCCGATGGTAAGGTGGTATATATCAAACCCTTCCAGAACGGGGAGGTGGTGGCCGCCAAGCTGGGCCAGCCCATCCCTATCCAGGAAATCATGAAGGCCCCCGGCCGCAGTGACCGGGGCTGGATCCTGGGGATTTATATGTCGCCCCTGGACGTCCATTTTAATTACGCCCCCATCTCTGCTCGAGTGGAGGAGATGGTCCATACCCAGGCCAAAGTTAACCTGCCCATGGTGGATCTCTGGGAGTATATCCGCCTGACCTATCTCCGGCGGGCGGTGGATCTCTTCAGCCACCGCTACCGCCTGGTAAATGAACGGTTGACCGTCTTCCTGGAGGGGGAAGGCCTCAAGATGGCCATGGTGGAGATAGCCGATAAATTCGTCAACAAGATTAACAGCTTTATTACTCCGGATCAGGCAGTCGCCCGTGGTCAGAAGGTATCCTTTATCGAGCGGGGTTCCCAGGTGGATCTGGTTATATTTAACGAGGACATCGAGTTTACCGTCCAGGTGGGGCAGCAGGTATACGGCGCCAGAACGGTGGTGGCCCGTTACCGGCCGGCAAGCGGGGTAGGGCATTGA
- a CDS encoding DedA family protein translates to MTAIHAYLALFGLLVIEGTGMPGVPFEPAFVAAGYLIERGEMSFWGAVLVGTAGNLLGNLIGYWLGARPGRGLIERLLHQGWGPEGMTTARYWLGRYGAVVIILARWFGPIRTPTILAAGVVGMETSIYTMYSALGAFTWTLAWQYAGWKGTHYFLGWWQLYRRYATWWMDALLILLVLAITAASIYYCWRRWYAGRVH, encoded by the coding sequence TTGACTGCCATCCACGCCTACCTGGCCCTCTTTGGCCTCCTGGTCATCGAAGGGACGGGCATGCCCGGTGTACCCTTTGAGCCGGCCTTTGTAGCCGCTGGATACCTGATTGAGCGGGGTGAGATGAGCTTTTGGGGGGCGGTGCTCGTCGGGACGGCCGGCAACCTCCTGGGGAACCTCATTGGTTACTGGTTGGGGGCGCGGCCGGGTCGCGGCCTCATAGAGCGCCTCCTGCACCAGGGCTGGGGGCCAGAGGGTATGACCACTGCCCGCTACTGGCTGGGCCGTTATGGGGCCGTAGTTATTATCCTGGCCCGCTGGTTCGGCCCCATCCGCACCCCGACCATCCTGGCCGCCGGGGTGGTGGGTATGGAGACGAGTATTTATACCATGTACTCGGCCCTGGGGGCCTTTACCTGGACCCTGGCCTGGCAGTATGCCGGCTGGAAGGGGACCCATTACTTCCTGGGCTGGTGGCAGCTTTACCGCCGGTATGCTACCTGGTGGATGGATGCTCTGTTGATCCTGCTGGTCCTGGCCATTACCGCCGCTTCCATTTACTACTGCTGGCGGCGCTGGTATGCCGGCAGGGTGCACTGA
- the eam gene encoding glutamate 2,3-aminomutase, producing MGREAKREIALTRAAELKARIVDYLEEKEKLPSGIEAAAEIAANKERILAYFGAGEDEWQDWRWQLTHRITSVATLAELLPLTTAEREAIQQVERTYRWAVSPYYLSLMGAEPDCPVRRQALPSAAELEDEVGILDPMDEELTSPAPAITRRYPDRLIINVTNQCAMYCRHCQRRRNIGEVDRGRSPRELEQALQYIRQNEEIRDVLITGGDALMLNDGLLDWLLTELDHIPHVEIKRLGTRVPVTMPQRITPELCQVLAKHPPLYLNTQFNHPREVTLEAKEACDRLVQAGVVLGNQAVLLKGVNNRPFIMRKLNQELLKIRVRPYYIFHAKPVKGTTHFITSIREGVEIMDQLRGYTSGLAVPTYIINAPHGLGKTPILPQYVVARNENQVVLRTWEKRTIFYPDLGRQRR from the coding sequence ATGGGCAGGGAAGCCAAAAGGGAAATTGCTCTGACGCGAGCAGCCGAACTAAAGGCCAGGATCGTTGATTACCTGGAGGAAAAGGAGAAACTCCCCAGCGGCATCGAGGCAGCAGCCGAGATTGCCGCCAACAAGGAGCGTATCCTGGCCTATTTTGGCGCCGGGGAGGACGAGTGGCAGGACTGGCGCTGGCAGTTGACCCACCGCATTACTTCCGTCGCGACCCTGGCGGAACTTCTGCCCCTGACCACCGCGGAAAGGGAAGCCATCCAGCAAGTGGAACGGACCTACCGCTGGGCCGTCTCGCCCTATTACCTGAGCTTAATGGGAGCTGAACCTGACTGTCCCGTACGCCGCCAGGCCCTGCCCAGCGCAGCCGAGCTGGAGGACGAGGTGGGTATCCTGGACCCCATGGATGAAGAACTGACTTCGCCGGCACCGGCCATTACCCGTCGCTACCCGGATCGCTTGATCATCAACGTTACCAACCAGTGCGCCATGTACTGCCGCCACTGCCAGCGGCGCCGGAACATCGGTGAAGTCGACCGCGGCCGCAGCCCCCGGGAACTGGAACAGGCCCTCCAGTACATCCGCCAGAACGAAGAGATTCGTGACGTTCTCATTACCGGCGGCGACGCTCTAATGCTTAATGATGGCCTCCTGGACTGGTTATTGACGGAGCTGGATCATATTCCCCATGTCGAGATCAAGCGCCTGGGCACCAGGGTACCGGTGACTATGCCCCAGCGGATTACGCCGGAGCTCTGCCAGGTACTGGCCAAGCACCCACCCCTTTACCTCAATACCCAGTTCAACCATCCCCGGGAGGTTACCCTGGAGGCTAAAGAGGCCTGCGACCGCCTGGTTCAGGCCGGGGTGGTCCTGGGCAACCAGGCAGTTTTACTCAAGGGCGTCAACAACCGGCCCTTCATCATGCGTAAGCTGAACCAGGAGCTGTTGAAAATAAGGGTCCGGCCCTACTATATCTTCCACGCCAAACCGGTCAAGGGGACCACCCACTTTATTACCTCCATCAGGGAAGGCGTGGAGATCATGGATCAGCTCCGGGGTTATACCTCCGGCCTGGCCGTACCCACTTATATAATCAACGCCCCCCACGGCCTGGGCAAGACACCTATCCTGCCTCAGTATGTCGTCGCCCGTAACGAAAACCAGGTAGTCCTGCGGACCTGGGAAAAACGGACGATCTTCTATCCCGACCTGGGCCGCCAGCGTCGCTAA
- a CDS encoding OmpA/MotB family protein: MAARKGGHASKDNSERWLLTYSDLITLLMIFFVVMYAISDTNAQKLAALANSLAQTLTGAPAAGILPDGGLPSVVPGIAPAPGDGGATGQRNEGAELARARAELQQFIQQEGLEGQVTLRTEDRGLVVSMADAVLFPSGSAELTPGARTILQQVGRALARLPNYLRVEGHTDNLPINTPAFPSNWELSTARATNVVRVLVAEAGIKPERLSATGYGEYRPVAPNDNEVDRSRNRRVDIVVLKEAYNVTEPHK; encoded by the coding sequence GTGGCCGCCCGCAAGGGGGGACACGCCAGCAAGGATAATAGTGAACGCTGGCTGTTGACCTACTCCGATTTGATTACCCTGTTGATGATCTTCTTTGTTGTTATGTACGCCATCAGCGATACCAATGCCCAGAAGCTGGCCGCCCTGGCCAATTCCCTGGCGCAAACCCTTACCGGCGCCCCTGCTGCCGGTATTTTGCCGGATGGTGGCTTGCCCTCTGTGGTGCCAGGCATCGCCCCGGCCCCGGGTGACGGGGGGGCTACCGGACAAAGGAATGAAGGCGCCGAGCTGGCCCGGGCCAGGGCCGAACTCCAGCAATTCATCCAGCAGGAAGGGCTGGAGGGCCAGGTAACCCTGAGGACTGAAGACCGGGGCCTGGTGGTCAGTATGGCGGATGCCGTCCTCTTCCCCAGTGGTTCGGCCGAACTGACGCCGGGCGCCCGAACCATCCTCCAGCAGGTAGGCCGCGCCCTGGCCCGGCTCCCCAACTACCTACGGGTGGAGGGCCATACCGATAATCTGCCTATCAACACCCCGGCCTTCCCTTCCAACTGGGAGCTCTCCACGGCCCGGGCTACCAACGTGGTCCGGGTCCTGGTAGCTGAAGCCGGCATCAAGCCCGAGCGCCTTTCGGCTACCGGTTATGGTGAATACCGGCCGGTGGCCCCCAATGATAATGAAGTCGATAGGAGCCGTAACCGCCGGGTGGATATCGTTGTCCTGAAGGAGGCCTATAACGTCACCGAACCGCATAAGTGA
- a CDS encoding flagellar motor protein has product MDLNLILGLIIGFGSLIAGFILEGGSPGALLALTAAMIVFGGTIGATLIGLSRDEVRNIPRLLQVAFREKAPDLNEAITTIVNYAVLARKEGFVRLEKELASVRDSFLRTALQLVVDGTDPEQTRNVLEQYIYATGERHRSGIGLFEAAGGYAPTMGIIGTVMGLVHVLSNLSTPDKLGPSIAMAFIATLYGVSSANLLWLPIAAKLKNKDARERLYQEMILEGVLSLQAGKNPTLIRSTLAAFLAPGREQPAAGQGKREVTAGGRPQGGTRQQG; this is encoded by the coding sequence TTGGATCTCAATTTAATTCTGGGCCTCATAATAGGCTTTGGTTCGTTGATTGCAGGTTTTATCCTGGAGGGAGGCAGCCCCGGAGCCCTCCTGGCCCTGACGGCGGCGATGATCGTCTTCGGCGGCACCATTGGCGCTACCCTTATCGGCCTCAGCCGGGATGAGGTGCGGAATATCCCCCGCTTATTGCAGGTTGCCTTCCGGGAAAAAGCCCCGGATTTGAACGAGGCCATCACCACCATCGTCAATTACGCCGTCCTGGCCCGCAAAGAAGGCTTTGTCCGGCTGGAAAAGGAGTTGGCGAGCGTCAGGGATAGTTTTCTCCGGACCGCCCTGCAGCTGGTAGTCGACGGCACTGACCCCGAGCAGACCCGCAACGTCCTGGAGCAGTATATCTATGCCACCGGCGAGCGCCACCGCAGCGGCATCGGCCTCTTTGAGGCCGCCGGCGGTTACGCCCCCACCATGGGCATCATCGGCACCGTTATGGGCCTGGTCCACGTCCTCAGCAACCTGAGTACCCCGGATAAACTGGGGCCCTCCATTGCCATGGCCTTTATCGCCACCCTCTACGGCGTCTCCTCTGCTAATTTGCTGTGGCTGCCCATCGCCGCCAAGCTCAAAAATAAGGACGCCCGGGAACGCCTGTACCAGGAGATGATCCTGGAGGGCGTCCTCTCCCTCCAGGCCGGTAAGAACCCCACCCTGATCCGCAGTACCCTGGCGGCCTTCCTGGCCCCGGGCCGGGAACAGCCTGCAGCCGGGCAGGGAAAAAGGGAGGTGACCGCCGGTGGCCGCCCGCAAGGGGGGACACGCCAGCAAGGATAA
- a CDS encoding amidohydrolase family protein: protein MNDLLIRRARLMDGQGTVDVSIKDGRILAAGNNVAGSARQMVDASGRLLIPAFVDAHTHLDKALTAPEGGVGSLEEAIEDFQRRSKDIDRGDLLERGRRVLRLALRHGTTVMRTHITVSENLGLRGIEAALELREEFAGKVDLQVIAMCSGPEPEPTAPLKELLEEALRLGVDGLGGAPHLSEGMKLWVDYIFALAGKYGVVIDLHADETDAPSVASLEYIAVKTMETGYQGRVVADHCCGLAAVDAATAERTIAAVKEAGISIITLPSCNLYLMGRRDQGLVRRGVTRVRELQAAGVNVAYASDNIRDAFRPFGNADMLEEALITAQVLQMGTPAELEQVIKMGTYNAAAAIGLQDYGVRVGARADLVLLDATTPAGAIIGQVEKVCVIKGGRVAVRNDKKSDIII, encoded by the coding sequence ATGAATGATCTGTTGATCAGACGGGCGCGGTTGATGGATGGACAGGGCACTGTTGACGTATCTATTAAAGATGGGCGCATTCTAGCCGCCGGGAATAATGTCGCCGGGTCAGCCCGGCAGATGGTGGATGCCTCCGGCCGGCTGCTCATACCGGCCTTTGTCGATGCCCACACCCACCTGGATAAAGCCCTGACGGCCCCGGAGGGTGGCGTCGGTTCCCTGGAAGAGGCTATTGAAGACTTCCAGCGCCGGAGCAAGGATATTGACAGGGGCGACTTGCTGGAGCGGGGCCGGCGGGTCCTGCGCCTGGCCCTGCGCCACGGGACCACGGTCATGCGGACCCATATTACCGTCAGCGAAAATCTGGGCCTGCGGGGTATCGAGGCCGCCCTGGAGCTGCGCGAGGAGTTTGCCGGCAAGGTCGATTTGCAGGTAATTGCCATGTGCAGCGGGCCGGAACCGGAGCCCACGGCGCCTTTAAAGGAACTCCTGGAAGAAGCCCTGCGCCTGGGGGTGGACGGCCTGGGCGGGGCGCCCCATCTTTCGGAGGGCATGAAATTATGGGTTGATTATATCTTTGCCCTGGCCGGTAAATACGGGGTGGTCATCGACCTGCACGCCGATGAGACCGATGCCCCGTCGGTGGCCTCCCTGGAGTATATAGCTGTTAAAACCATGGAGACGGGTTACCAGGGCCGGGTAGTGGCCGACCACTGCTGCGGCCTGGCGGCGGTGGATGCGGCGACGGCGGAGCGTACCATTGCCGCCGTCAAGGAGGCCGGTATCAGTATCATCACCCTGCCTTCCTGTAACCTTTATCTCATGGGCCGCCGGGATCAGGGCCTGGTCCGCCGGGGCGTCACCCGGGTGCGGGAACTCCAGGCCGCCGGGGTCAATGTCGCCTATGCCTCGGATAATATCCGCGACGCCTTCCGGCCCTTCGGCAACGCCGATATGCTGGAAGAAGCCCTGATTACCGCCCAGGTGCTGCAAATGGGCACGCCGGCGGAGCTGGAGCAGGTGATCAAGATGGGTACCTATAACGCGGCTGCGGCTATCGGACTGCAGGATTACGGCGTCCGGGTTGGCGCCCGGGCTGACCTGGTACTCTTGGATGCCACCACCCCCGCCGGGGCTATCATCGGCCAGGTGGAAAAGGTCTGCGTCATCAAGGGCGGCCGGGTGGCCGTGCGCAATGATAAAAAATCCGACATTATTATTTAG
- a CDS encoding prolipoprotein diacylglyceryl transferase, whose amino-acid sequence MNLLVDLNPIAFHLGPIAVRWYGIFMALSFLVGSWYLYREGLRRGLDEDFLLNLAIIVIIFGVIGARLVFVLANYPGWFLTDRLQVLKIYEGGLSWHGGLLGGFLSGWLYARRKKVDVNKLADMVVPGLAFGYFLVRIANIFNQEVLGRPTDFGFGRWPAQLIGSAIGIILLTRYFYVESKNPPPGYQFWSFIFYHQILRAVVEESVRDNPLSALGYVVPHWGLGFFTLTQLTTPPILILAYYFMWRSRRQAGGGRENYRLDLSSR is encoded by the coding sequence ATGAACTTGCTAGTCGACCTGAATCCCATTGCTTTTCACCTGGGTCCCATAGCGGTCCGCTGGTACGGCATCTTTATGGCCCTTTCCTTCCTGGTAGGTTCCTGGTACCTCTACCGGGAGGGCCTGCGGCGGGGCCTGGACGAAGACTTCCTCCTCAACCTGGCCATCATCGTCATCATCTTTGGCGTTATCGGGGCCAGGCTGGTATTTGTCCTGGCCAACTACCCCGGCTGGTTCCTGACGGATCGCCTGCAGGTTCTCAAGATCTATGAAGGGGGCCTGTCCTGGCACGGCGGCCTCCTGGGCGGTTTCCTGTCGGGCTGGCTTTATGCCCGCAGGAAAAAGGTCGACGTTAATAAGCTGGCGGATATGGTCGTCCCCGGCCTGGCCTTTGGCTACTTCCTGGTGCGGATCGCCAATATATTTAACCAGGAGGTCCTGGGCCGGCCCACAGACTTCGGGTTTGGCCGCTGGCCGGCCCAGCTCATCGGTTCGGCCATCGGGATCATCCTCCTGACCCGGTACTTCTATGTTGAGAGTAAGAACCCGCCCCCTGGTTACCAGTTCTGGTCCTTCATCTTCTATCACCAGATCCTGCGGGCGGTGGTCGAAGAATCCGTCCGGGACAACCCCCTCTCCGCCCTGGGTTATGTCGTTCCCCACTGGGGCCTGGGCTTCTTTACCCTCACCCAGTTAACCACGCCCCCCATCCTGATCCTGGCCTATTACTTTATGTGGCGCTCCCGCCGCCAGGCCGGGGGCGGCCGGGAAAACTACCGCCTGGACCTCTCGTCGCGGTGA
- a CDS encoding amidohydrolase family protein produces the protein MKLFHIGPGTDLDLLADNLWDGRQGDCQRQVIISIRRGRIAAVQPRGIDSTGAGAQQMRLEGLTVLPGLIDAHVHLALDGIDFQASLDRWQDPAAREKALGEALRSSLDHGLVAIRDGSDGEALNLLAREGVRTGKYPGPRVVATGMAITKKGRYGSFLGPGTTDAASVKGLIAGLVHRGVDQIKVVVSGLVTFHLYGEVGKLEFTAAELAEIVKVAHDAGRPVMAHVNSAAGVDLALAAGVDSLEHGYFLTPAQLEVMAAQGTYWVPTVAAIANRLHSAKREVYPEKEIDIIRRTAVAQQEMIARAHHLGVQLVVGTDAGAPGVYHGESYLDELMYWYRAGVPAAAILRAATVTAAAALGLKGELGQVSPGYRPCLIAVRGNPLEDLQVLGQPEMVFIDTP, from the coding sequence ATGAAACTCTTTCATATTGGCCCGGGAACAGACCTGGACCTCCTGGCGGACAATCTCTGGGACGGCCGGCAAGGTGATTGCCAGCGTCAGGTGATTATCAGCATCCGCCGGGGCCGGATCGCCGCTGTGCAGCCCAGGGGAATAGATAGCACTGGTGCTGGGGCCCAGCAGATGCGCCTCGAGGGTTTGACGGTCCTGCCCGGTTTGATTGATGCCCACGTTCACCTGGCCCTGGACGGCATTGACTTTCAGGCCTCCCTGGACCGCTGGCAGGACCCCGCGGCCAGGGAAAAGGCTCTGGGCGAGGCGTTACGCTCCTCCCTGGACCACGGCCTGGTAGCCATCCGGGACGGCAGTGACGGGGAAGCCCTCAACCTCCTGGCCAGGGAAGGGGTCCGGACCGGTAAATACCCGGGCCCCCGGGTGGTGGCCACGGGGATGGCCATTACTAAAAAAGGAAGGTATGGTTCCTTCCTTGGTCCCGGCACTACTGATGCGGCCTCGGTTAAAGGGTTGATTGCCGGCCTGGTCCACCGGGGGGTTGATCAGATTAAGGTCGTCGTTTCCGGCCTGGTTACCTTCCACCTTTACGGCGAGGTTGGTAAGCTGGAATTCACCGCTGCCGAGCTGGCGGAAATTGTCAAGGTGGCCCATGACGCCGGCCGGCCGGTGATGGCCCACGTCAACTCTGCCGCTGGAGTCGACCTGGCCCTGGCCGCCGGGGTGGACAGCCTGGAACACGGCTATTTCCTGACCCCGGCCCAGTTGGAGGTTATGGCGGCCCAGGGCACCTACTGGGTACCCACCGTCGCCGCTATTGCCAACCGCCTCCACAGCGCCAAGAGGGAGGTCTACCCGGAGAAGGAAATAGATATTATCCGCCGGACTGCTGTGGCCCAGCAGGAGATGATCGCCCGGGCCCACCACCTGGGGGTGCAACTGGTGGTAGGCACCGATGCCGGCGCTCCCGGCGTCTATCACGGGGAATCCTACCTGGATGAGCTTATGTACTGGTACCGGGCCGGCGTCCCGGCGGCGGCCATCCTCCGGGCGGCTACGGTTACGGCTGCCGCTGCCCTGGGCCTGAAGGGAGAGCTGGGGCAGGTCAGCCCCGGTTACCGCCCCTGCCTGATAGCCGTCCGGGGTAACCCCCTGGAGGACTTGCAGGTCCTGGGCCAGCCGGAGATGGTCTTTATTGATACGCCCTAA